The Papaver somniferum cultivar HN1 chromosome 3, ASM357369v1, whole genome shotgun sequence genome includes a region encoding these proteins:
- the LOC113359317 gene encoding uncharacterized protein LOC113359317, with translation MLKVKKYYSSHHCGVGCQRLFHRLSSKFASSPIKEEIRSDPSIKASDLKKFFKHSYDAIRSTNPGSCIDFQVQRDETESNKDSLTDLEVEAPSNKFVRLFIAFEACISGYRYLHPMIYVDATFLTGRFRGCLMAATGINAENGFFPLAMALVPAEDNDNWEWYGAVIDAFHAAVYALSPEGFQNAIATIRGLGCGWVANYIEDIPPERWSNAFFQGCRYGRISSTLAESFNSWMKVHKKLPANALLDQIRKDVMRMMSERRNTDNVIA, from the exons atgctcaaggttaagaaatattataGCAGTCATCACTGTGGTGTGGGATGTCAAAGGCTTTTCCACAGGCTCAGCAGTAAATTTGCTTCTAGTCCTATCAAGGAAGAAATCAGAAGTGATCCGAGTATCAAAGCTTCtgatttgaaaaagttttttaaACATAGCTACG ATGccattcgcagcacaaatcctgggagttgtattgattttcaagttcaaagggATGAAACTGAATCGAACAAGGATAGTTTAACTGATTTAGAAGTTGaagcaccttcaaataagtttgtgcgtctttttattgctttcgaggcatgcatcAGTGGTTACCGTTACCTTCATCCCATGatttatgtcgatgctacctttcttacagggagatttagaggatgcctcatggctgcaaccggtatcaatgctgaaaatg GGTTCTTTCCACTAGCCATGGCCCTAGTACCTgctgaagataatgataactgggaatg gtatggtgccGTTATTGATGCATTTCATGCTGCTGTATATGCTCTTAGTCCTGAAGGCTTCCAAAATGCCATTGCTACgattaggggtcttggttgtggttgggttgcaAACTATATTGAAGATATACCTCCCGAGAGATGGTCAAATGCCTTTTTTCAGGGTTGTAGGTATGGAAGGAtatcttctactcttgctgaatccttcaatagttggatgaaggtacatAAGAAGCTCCCTGCTaatgctcttctggatcagataaggaaggatgtgatgaggaTGATGTCAGAAAGGAGAAATACCG ATAATGTTATTGCATAG